One genomic window of Halovivax cerinus includes the following:
- a CDS encoding helix-turn-helix domain-containing protein, producing MSVFLEFTVAKTAFTLGSVLAGPPPMSVELERIVPTGDSAMPFLWVTGDDFDAFERKVRGHEYVEDVIALDRVADSTLYRVIWYETHNDLIRGITEADGTILEGRAQGRWHFRVRFPDHDSLSHFSDFCTDRDLPIEIVRTYTELEDAEGLVQYGLSDEQRDALLLGLRRGYFDTPSRTSLDDLADELGISQQATSDRIRRGTEQVLTDALLLTEEHEE from the coding sequence ATGAGCGTCTTTCTCGAGTTCACCGTCGCCAAAACGGCGTTCACGCTCGGTAGCGTGCTGGCGGGGCCACCACCGATGTCCGTCGAACTCGAACGGATCGTCCCGACGGGGGACTCGGCGATGCCCTTCCTGTGGGTGACCGGTGACGATTTCGACGCGTTCGAGCGGAAGGTGCGCGGCCACGAGTACGTCGAGGACGTCATCGCGCTCGATCGGGTCGCCGACAGCACGCTCTATCGCGTGATCTGGTACGAGACCCACAACGACCTCATTCGCGGCATCACCGAAGCCGACGGCACTATCCTCGAGGGTCGTGCGCAGGGCCGCTGGCACTTTCGCGTTCGGTTCCCTGATCACGACTCGCTCTCGCACTTTAGCGACTTCTGTACGGATCGCGACTTGCCGATCGAGATCGTTCGCACCTACACCGAACTCGAAGACGCCGAGGGCCTCGTCCAGTACGGACTCTCGGACGAACAGCGAGACGCGCTCCTCCTCGGGTTGCGCCGGGGCTACTTCGATACTCCCAGTCGGACGAGCCTGGACGACCTCGCCGACGAACTGGGGATCTCCCAGCAGGCCACCTCGGATCGAATCCGTCGAGGAACGGAGCAGGTCCTGACCGATGCGCTTCTGCTGACCGAAGAACACGAGGAGTGA
- a CDS encoding DUF7344 domain-containing protein, producing the protein MTASRERPSAEYDAILEACRHPVRRVVLATLLAHCGSITLTELAASIETNAAGVTGDHPRRLSDADDRTPSTLLLTLHHTHLPKLAEAGLVEYDAERRVAEPTAEFDRVRPLMSTIVAADPTLEAPIVG; encoded by the coding sequence ATGACCGCTTCACGTGAGCGACCGTCGGCCGAGTACGACGCTATTCTCGAGGCGTGTCGCCACCCTGTCCGTCGCGTCGTGCTCGCGACGCTGCTGGCACACTGCGGGTCGATCACGCTCACCGAGTTGGCAGCGTCGATCGAGACGAACGCCGCGGGTGTCACTGGCGACCATCCGAGGAGGCTATCGGACGCCGACGATCGCACTCCGTCGACGCTTCTTCTCACGCTCCATCACACGCACCTCCCGAAACTGGCGGAGGCGGGCCTCGTCGAGTACGATGCGGAGCGACGTGTGGCCGAACCGACGGCCGAATTCGACCGCGTCCGGCCCCTGATGTCGACGATCGTCGCCGCGGATCCCACCCTCGAAGCACCGATCGTCGGCTAA
- a CDS encoding class I SAM-dependent methyltransferase, which yields MDSTPDDATAQRRRVREGYDELARTYAAEREQDSEELALVEELYARIDGTRPRVVDAGCGDGGAASQPLLDLGAAVVGLDVSRSQLELASETVGRTVEGNAIPLVQGDLTSLPFEADVFDGICALHSIIHVPKAEHETVLEEFARVTAAGGWLLLTVGTGAWEGENPDWLDGGAAMRWSFHDAAWTRETLDDVGFTVADAWTIGDELGSEEWRYLLAQRA from the coding sequence ATGGATTCGACACCGGACGACGCGACAGCCCAGCGCCGACGGGTTCGCGAGGGGTACGACGAACTCGCCCGAACGTACGCGGCCGAGCGCGAGCAAGATTCCGAGGAACTGGCACTGGTCGAGGAGCTGTACGCCCGCATCGACGGCACACGTCCGCGAGTCGTAGACGCCGGCTGCGGCGACGGAGGGGCGGCGTCGCAACCGCTGTTAGATTTGGGAGCGGCTGTCGTCGGGCTCGACGTCTCTCGGTCGCAGCTCGAACTCGCGAGCGAGACGGTCGGACGGACCGTCGAGGGAAACGCCATCCCGCTCGTCCAGGGCGACCTGACGAGCCTGCCGTTCGAGGCAGACGTTTTCGACGGGATCTGTGCACTGCACTCGATCATCCACGTTCCCAAGGCCGAACACGAGACCGTCCTCGAAGAGTTCGCCCGGGTAACAGCCGCCGGCGGGTGGCTACTGCTCACCGTCGGCACTGGCGCCTGGGAGGGCGAGAACCCCGACTGGCTCGACGGTGGCGCCGCGATGCGCTGGAGCTTCCACGACGCCGCGTGGACCCGCGAGACGCTCGACGATGTCGGATTCACCGTCGCAGACGCCTGGACCATCGGTGACGAACTCGGCAGCGAGGAGTGGCGCTATCTGCTCGCTCAGCGGGCGTGA
- the folP gene encoding dihydropteroate synthase: MKYHEAADRLYDLGRFGIRPGTASTADVLAHLDGPHESVDAIQLAGSNGKGSTARMLESILRAAGYTVGLYTSPHLEDMRERIRVDGRPIPKAAVSEFVAACDEYLTERGADGASPTFFETTTAMALWHFAREDVDYAVMEVGIGGKEDATSVVDPVASAVTSVALEHTTVLGDSVPEIARDMAHVAPPAEENRLVTATDGEALDAIREVATDVVTVGDGVDPSTDPDDRPDVHVTYEGRVSHAESAVTIDLSGHPTRPHADAVESRMAAIGAHQAENAGVAVALARQLADVSVEELRTGLRRAHWPGRFEVMDDAPLVVLDGAHNPAGCERFADALSTFAYDDLHLVVGVMHDKDYGEMVAALPTPDAVVACRPTTDRSVDPAVLARLFEREGVDDVRTISAVRDGFEHALAQAEPGDAVVVAGSLYAIAEARTHYTLSGVQTRVRDLTDARETLERANVTDKGVWRMRGKAVHRTVHLRLQERQAAYLKQELLSLGGECALSGLQREEQLVEAVCMGTLAQYRRLIEKLDAQPYGLAAVGEDLRGTLGIADPTDGDTGAARDEGDSGAGPRGPNPRGPDVTGTEYPWGEAPAVMGIVNVTPDSFHDGGEYDDVDAAVARAESMVDAGASLIDVGGESTRPGAEPIPVADEIDRVVPVIERIRELDAAISIDTRKAAVAEAALDAGADIVNDVSGLSDPEMRFVAAEHDATLIVMHSLDAPVDSDREATYDDVVGDVLADLSETVLLAERAGLDRERIVVDPGLGFGKSKPEEFELLDRIGEFRTLGCPILIGHSQKSMYDWVGQDAGERLESTVAATVLAVDRGADIVRVHDVPENVAAVETALATRDPAGYATRRQNRGDST, translated from the coding sequence ATGAAGTATCACGAGGCGGCCGATCGGCTCTACGATCTCGGCCGGTTCGGCATTCGCCCGGGGACGGCGTCGACGGCGGACGTACTCGCCCACCTCGACGGTCCCCACGAGTCGGTCGACGCGATCCAGCTCGCGGGCTCGAACGGAAAGGGGTCGACGGCCCGGATGCTGGAATCGATTCTGCGAGCGGCGGGCTACACCGTCGGACTCTACACCTCGCCGCACCTGGAGGACATGCGCGAACGGATCCGGGTCGACGGGCGGCCGATCCCGAAAGCGGCGGTGAGCGAGTTCGTCGCGGCCTGCGACGAGTACCTCACCGAACGGGGAGCCGACGGCGCCTCGCCCACCTTCTTCGAGACGACGACTGCGATGGCCCTGTGGCACTTCGCCCGCGAAGACGTCGATTACGCCGTGATGGAAGTCGGGATCGGCGGCAAGGAGGATGCGACGAGCGTCGTCGACCCCGTCGCGAGCGCGGTGACGAGTGTCGCGTTAGAACACACCACCGTCCTCGGCGACTCGGTTCCGGAGATCGCCCGCGACATGGCCCACGTCGCGCCGCCCGCCGAGGAGAATCGACTCGTGACCGCAACGGACGGCGAGGCGCTGGACGCGATCCGCGAGGTGGCGACCGACGTGGTGACGGTCGGTGACGGCGTCGACCCGTCCACGGATCCAGACGACCGCCCGGACGTCCACGTCACCTACGAGGGGCGCGTCTCCCACGCCGAATCCGCGGTGACGATCGACCTGTCTGGGCACCCGACGCGACCGCACGCGGACGCCGTCGAGAGCCGAATGGCCGCGATCGGCGCCCACCAGGCCGAGAACGCTGGCGTGGCCGTCGCTTTGGCCCGACAGCTGGCCGACGTATCGGTCGAGGAGCTCCGAACGGGCCTGCGCCGTGCCCACTGGCCGGGTCGGTTCGAGGTGATGGACGACGCGCCGCTGGTCGTCCTGGACGGTGCGCACAACCCCGCCGGGTGCGAACGATTCGCCGACGCGCTCTCGACGTTCGCGTACGACGACCTCCACCTCGTCGTCGGCGTCATGCACGACAAGGACTACGGCGAGATGGTCGCGGCGCTGCCGACCCCCGACGCCGTCGTCGCCTGCCGCCCCACGACCGATCGATCCGTCGATCCCGCCGTTCTCGCCCGACTCTTCGAGCGCGAAGGCGTCGACGACGTGCGGACGATCTCCGCGGTCCGGGACGGGTTCGAACACGCACTCGCGCAGGCCGAGCCGGGTGACGCGGTCGTCGTCGCGGGCTCGCTGTACGCCATCGCCGAGGCCCGGACGCACTACACCCTGTCGGGCGTGCAGACGCGGGTCAGAGACCTCACCGACGCCCGCGAGACGTTGGAGCGGGCCAACGTGACGGACAAGGGCGTCTGGCGGATGCGAGGGAAAGCCGTCCACCGGACAGTACACCTCCGGCTGCAGGAGCGCCAGGCGGCCTACCTCAAGCAAGAGCTGCTGAGCCTCGGCGGCGAGTGCGCGCTCTCTGGCCTCCAGCGCGAGGAGCAACTCGTCGAGGCGGTCTGCATGGGCACGCTCGCGCAGTACCGGCGTCTGATCGAGAAGCTCGACGCCCAGCCGTACGGCCTCGCCGCTGTGGGCGAGGACCTACGAGGAACGCTCGGCATCGCCGACCCGACGGACGGCGACACCGGGGCCGCGAGAGACGAGGGCGACAGCGGTGCCGGTCCGCGCGGTCCGAACCCCCGCGGCCCCGACGTCACGGGGACAGAGTACCCCTGGGGCGAGGCGCCGGCGGTGATGGGGATCGTAAACGTCACGCCCGACAGCTTCCACGACGGCGGCGAGTACGACGACGTCGACGCCGCGGTCGCCCGCGCGGAATCGATGGTCGACGCCGGCGCCTCGCTTATCGACGTGGGCGGCGAATCCACCCGCCCCGGTGCGGAACCGATCCCCGTCGCCGACGAGATCGACCGCGTCGTCCCCGTCATCGAGCGCATCCGCGAGCTCGACGCGGCCATCTCGATCGACACGCGAAAGGCCGCCGTCGCCGAGGCGGCGCTCGACGCCGGTGCGGACATCGTCAACGACGTCTCCGGACTCTCCGACCCCGAGATGCGCTTCGTCGCGGCCGAACACGACGCCACGTTGATCGTGATGCACAGTCTCGACGCGCCGGTCGACTCCGACCGCGAAGCGACCTACGACGACGTCGTCGGTGACGTCCTCGCGGATCTCTCGGAGACCGTCCTGCTCGCCGAACGGGCGGGACTCGACCGGGAGCGAATCGTCGTCGACCCCGGCCTCGGCTTCGGCAAGTCGAAACCGGAAGAGTTCGAACTCCTCGATCGCATCGGCGAGTTCCGTACGCTCGGCTGTCCGATCCTGATCGGTCACTCCCAGAAATCGATGTACGACTGGGTTGGCCAGGACGCCGGCGAGCGACTGGAGTCGACCGTCGCGGCGACGGTGCTGGCCGTCGACCGCGGCGCCGACATCGTCCGCGTCCACGACGTCCCCGAGAACGTCGCCGCGGTGGAGACGGCCCTGGCGACGAGAGATCCAGCCGGCTACGCGACGCGACGACAGAACCGGGGCGATTCGACGTAG